The genomic window ATGGTTTAATTTGCTAAATACATGTGATGGGGCGTGTTAACTTGTAAAGGACGAGTCATGCGCTTGAAGATCTTATCAAAGCGGCCTTTGGCGTTCCCGCAATCTATTCCAAATTTGTATTTGTTCAAGCGGCCTCTATGGACCCTTGCTAGCATGGTGCCCGGAGCACGttactagatttttttttctttctttcttcttcttcaagacaagACGGTATTGATGGCAAAATTAATAAAATGACAAACTTACACATTCAAAGAGGCGGCATATCATGAGGCGCAAATATCAATTATTCAAGGTATACTAGTGTAGACATTTCATGGTTTAATTTGCTAAATACGGGTGATGGGGCGCGTTAACTCGTAAAGGACGAGTCATGCGCTTGAAGATCTTATCAAAGGGTTATATAATGGTATCGACATTATGCCcgggaagaatttacaagatggtCGATAAGAAAACAAAGTAATGAATAAACAAAACAACGCTTCTATATGTTTTAACTAAGGCCGAAAGGCATACCTTGGCAGTAAGTACAGATGCAATTTTTCATATACAAATCTCGAATTGATCAAAGATTTTAGCAAGTGTGTTAATAAATTAACACCATGTTCATGAGAATGGGAGGCTGACAGCCCCACTTTTCCGCCTCATGCTTTGCTAGGTGTGTCTCATATGAAATGTGTGGATGTATTCTGCTCCTAAATGGGTGTCACGTGTGCATAAATAATTACCTGGTCATAGGACATAATCATGGTGAAGGTAAGCAAACATGTGTCGTCTTTCTCAATTTTTATCAACTAGATGTAACATCGGAAATGAAAATAGACGAGGTTAGAGATACCGAGGTGGTGCTTTAAAGAAACAATAGACGCGCCCCTCTCTTGGTCTCATACGCGCGGCTTTCAGATTGGAATGGTAACGAAGTATAAGCCTTACTTGTTGTGATGGTTGGTAGCAGACTCTCTCCTCTAAACTCCTGTTTCACCATCTCGTACTCACATAGATCACCCGGAGTTGGCGTGTTCAGATGGCGCTTATGAGGTGTACGCTGGCTGCTAGCCGCTGTATCAAGTTGTATTTTAGCAAGGAAGTCGGTACTTCCATGAtgtagtttgatctttgactgttTCCGTCGAGGCTATGACTCGCCTATTTGCACTAGGACCCTGATCTTATAAACACAAGTTCAGCTCCCCCACGATTATCTCAATAGCCTCGGACTCTTGTCGATTCTTTACGAGTTGAGTTTGTTCCGCCCTGTAACGCTTAGCCCTTGGAAAACTTTCGCTTAGTTATTCTATGCTAGCCAATTTCCTGATAATGACACTCAAACTGGTGAGGGTTTCTATTCAGTTACGTACTAAAACACCAATTACAGATCAGAATTGATTTAAAAtttgcaagtttttttttttgagatcttAAAACGATGTCCAAGAAAAGaattttaattaaatttcaaGGAGATCGGAGTTAAATTTAACTTATCTCTTTATGTTGATCTATTGGTGGATTTAACTCTATATCTCACTTCACTGGGAACAAATATCTTGAGTTGAAAAGCGGATCATTCATCTTGGTTTGGCGGTGCTGGTGAGAGAGAAAAGTGTGGATGATGTAGTTAACTCCTGATGATGGATAAAGTGGTATGTTGTTGGCTAGTCGATGATTACTAGCTTCGTTGGTGATAGAAGCCGTAGCCATGGACGCGGAGATGACTTGAGGGGAAAGGTCTTTAAAGCGTTATAGTGAGCGCGAGGAGTATTGGTGGAGTTTGGTGTAATCGGGGTAGGAAGCGGCTCTAGCGATCTGGTGTAGCCAAGGAAGAAGAGAAATGGCGCTGATATAGTTTGGAGCAGGGAAGCGGTTGCAGCAAAACGCAGAAATGATTTGGATCTCAGTGAAAAAGACGCGGGGTATAATAGAAGAAAGATGCTGATGGGAAACTTAAAGGCGCATCTGAGAATTGGGTTGTTGGGCTAGGCATGAGtttccgggtgtggtcgccaaatgttgaggggtgaattttgGTTCTACAAGTCCTAACCACAACGCACCCAATTTCCAtgaggagagagaaagagagagaaaaaggatCCCCCTCTATTGTACCATAtgcctctttatatagacttttcaaaaacccttctttttatgatatcatgccacatgtcctgaACCTCAATCATTACTGCTAAtgccattccttctctaatacaacctcctcatttcctattaattccccccttgtcctttccatcttatggacactttcttagtggacttgggctttagtccccaagtccccatgtttcATGTTGGGTTTACCTCCCTCTCGGGGCACACTAGCCCAtctaaggggtaatatttttcatgtatcaacaatcatAGAATTGTATCTCATGGTATTGAATACTAACAAGTTTAGTAACAATGGTACAATATTCTATGTGACATGttttatcttgaaaatgcataagattccacataatatttttttatatatgaaaCATGACTATTTTGTTCTTGAAAAATCTgggatcttaaatatattttggattggTTGCCCaactatatatatatgtacattttcagatctaaGACTGTCAATGTGTCGCTGATTAGGATGCGATTTTGGGATCTTTGTAATATCAcaaagaatgatttttcagttaataattctattaacaatggattgcttcatacaccccACAACTGTTTTCATGAAGTAAGTGATCGTTTAAAGTATTACTAGATTTATGATTCTAAAGATACTTTTTACAAACATCTTGTTATGTTCAATTGTATTTTTGTATACTCTATTGGAAAATTCTTAACTGAATTTCAAAATTTATCAAGCTCTGGTAACTATAGAGTTAACAAATACTTGGACTTAAATATAAAACCGATTCATAATTGTTGatagtggatttttgacgaaggtcatattcataaaatcacatcgGAAATCATGTATCTATGATCGATATCAGAATAATAAGAAATTTGTATTTTCACAAGGGGTGAATCGCAGTTCTGTAATATCATGGCAGTGATAACATATAATAGCAATATTAGGGTTCCTGAGGAAGAATTTTTAATATTCTATGTGTTTTATGATTAAAGCTGAAAGACTCGGTACATTTTTTATTGAATTCAGAATTCATCTCTGATGTCTTAATCAACCCTGAATAACGTATGATGCTGATCACATCATATCTAATGCTCATAGATATATTGTATGCTGGTATAGAGCAATGCATTAATTAAATCTAGTCGCAGTATTCATCAGATTGAATTCCTAGAGATTATACACTATTTGAACCCTAAATGTTCACCTACTCGTTATCCATGGCTTTTCTCGGTCGAATTCCATGAAAAGTAATGGATATTTACCTTTCGGGCATTTGGGGCATCCCGAATATGCCCCGAGCAAGAGGCACGAGTGTATTTAGTGATAATGCTCAAAGGAGCATTCATGGAAGAGATAGAATTGGAAGTCTAACTAAATAAGGAAAGGGGtgagataaaataataaaataataaaggaacCATGAGGGTGGGCCCACATAGCTAGCCATCcctccattattttccttattttattattattattattagggttttccTCTTTCAAGGATTCCTCTTTCAATCAAAACTCATGAAACTTCCATATTTTTCTATGAACCATGTGGTTAGCAAAGAAAGTGGTCCCACAACCATCATGACTTGTCTTTCTACCAACAtgggaaatattaaaataatattattttaatagtgGTCCTTCCATCGCTATTAAGAGTTTCAgttaaactcaaattcttcaacacgGGAACGTCACCATGACCGGTCATGGCCGGCCCTTTGGCTTGTAGAATCCGGTCCCACCTCTCTTGATGATTTTTCACCTAATTAATCATCCAGagtccatatttggttcaaactcctTCCTGCAACTGGAAATGATGATCCACTCACCATCAGATggtccacgaccaccaagggacggtttcaCAACTCTTGATCGGTCCCTCCTCTCTCCATGACTGGGTCCTACTACCTATTGCTCAGTCAAGCACAATTTAACAATGATTAAACAATAATTAATCATTTTTCACCAACTGCTCTGCAAAGGAGTTTGGTAAATGCTCAGTCCAACATCCAAAGTACTACATGGTCAGTCCATCACTAGTGGAGGCGGTCCCTCTCTCATCCATTGATTGACTCTCAGTCGAGTATCCATTGATCTCCAttgatcataattagggtttttgactGATGTGATGTCTAACATAATTTTGAACATGTTCAAACACCAATATGTTgatattgatccagcaatcaatatttcaatcaattaattaaaaattattcgattaatatttttaattaatatcttatttggtcttgctaccaataattcatgaatctAGCAGTATTTGCTCTGACTATAAATACTTGCTCTAAATATCAATGTTCCATCTGGCAATACCCTAACTGCTTCAGCTATCAATGGGTCACGACCAACAAGGTTCGGAACCGCCATATCTGgcaatgttgattcaactatcaatatttgagaatttaaTATTAATCCATCTATCAGTATTTTATTGGTTCATTAATCAACATCTTGGTTTGTCAGTCGACCATTACTTTAATATTAAAATCTCTCCTCGTCATTCAACTGACTCATGACACATGGATCGAGAAATACCTTCTATGATCATTCAGTAATAATTATTTTCACAAGTTCTCGGTGCACTAACATAATGGTTTATGATTGATCTAGCAATCTCATAAAACCGTCATTAAATCATTCGATTATCATAACTGCTTCAACTAGCATAATGATGCGTCATGATCATCAGTGACCTAATTCAACATCCATGGTCTGCAGAGCATGTTGCTATTTCAACATTCCATGCTTATCCATCACAATCTTGAATTTCGTCTGTTCAGTTCATAAGACTCATAGTCTTAGGTCAAAGATTAACCACtcacacatgagacatcaattcacGTCACATTGAGGgatatcactagggttttggtctggaggtctacatCACGTGCGATTTGAGGTACATATATAGTGAGAGTTAGGGTAAGTCGTGATAGAagttaaggagaaaatggaaagtGGATGGTCGATCAACCAAGTCATCCATGCAACGTGGAAGAGGTTTCTACACGATCTCCCActtctccatcttttcacttCTTTCAACCGTCACCACTTACATGAGATTGATGTGCtgctataaataggtttctgaacCTATGATCTGATAACTAACAACAAATAAGACTCATCACTGTCAAGTTATCAAACACATTTAGAAGATTTCTCTCGTCTTCACAGAGAATCATTTTTGCagcagttcaacacatcacatcacCTATAGATCAATATCCATTGATCTCCACACAATCTCAGCTTCCATCCCTACAGaccgacccttctcctcctcttgtgaccgaattgaacctgGAACGAAATTGTCTTCGATTAGACCAGGGTcttacagattagtctctcgaattcaaagtacTCTTTtacagtacatttgtttaaaggttcagaCGATTCACAACTCCGAGCACCTGCTTCAGCGAGCACTTGCCTCCTCCACCATTTTTTACCAGAAAACCTATGAATCATTTTCACCCATCAAtatattggagaccacagtggtaGATTAATCTCTTGGTGGCAAATTCAATTGCTCGAGATGGTCGGTCGTATATCAGATTCAACTAAGCCCAATCAAAACCTTTAGAACAACAATGTTCCTCTTCTCAACACTCATTCTCCTACGACGGCTAACGGAGAAATCCCAACCTTGGCCGAGTTAGCACGAATTCAAGGAATCCAcagtaggaatatgaatcttaTCAAGGAGACTGTAGACAACATACTCGATCTTCTTGTCATGATAACGGTAGACCTGAGTAACGCCTCTGCACGTAACTTAGGTCTTCCATCACGGAAGACAAATTTCTTGACAGATGACTCTCCTCAGATTGATGGTTCCACCACATGAGAGAAGTCTGTGTGCCAAGAATCCATCTGCTTGATCAAAGATCCGTGTGAACTACTACACTTCTCGAAAGATCAACGGGCTAAGGTATTCACCATGCTCAGCAGAGTCTCTTCTGAATTACCGTTGGTCCCTCACCATCATTGGAAGTCATAGAGGCATATACGATGGGTGACTCTTCAATAAGCAACATTACTTTCTCTGAGGAAGATCAGATGGCGGAAGAAGGACATAATAGGGGTCTGTACGTAACTGCACTCATCAATGACTTTGATTTTAAACGAGCTCTCATCGACACAGATATTGCTTCCAATGTTGTTCCTCTCAAAACCCTAAAGGCGGCCAAATTCCAACAATGCAAGATTGTTCTTCAACCGATCGTGATGACCGATTTTGAAGGAAACAAGACTAGTTCATACGGGTACACGTATTTAGACCTGAAAGTAGGACTAGTCTACTCGACGGTCAAATTCCATGTGATCGAGAAACaacctgattatcacatgatccTGAGGCGCACATGGCTTCATGACAACAAAGTCGTCCCTTCTACTTATCATCAACATATGAAGTCTCAACTCAACGACAAGGTTGTTCGTATTTAAGCATCACTATCACCTTATGTTCTTGTCTACGATGCTGAATATTTCGAACCATATTAAGGCATCTCCAATCCAGCCAGCAAAATATACAGCACACCACTCCCTAGCTAGACGTCAATTGAGAAAACTGATCCGCCATCAACTTCAACACCAGCAAGGAATGAGGTACTCTCAAAGCATTCAGTTTCAATAAAGAGAGGACGCAAATTCAGGACCAGCCATGATGCAGGAGGAAAAATCATTTATTATCGCCAAGATTAGCAATCAGCAGGGGAGATTAGTGGAAGATCTCCCCTCCCAGAAGGATGCTACCATATCGAAGAGTCGTATGAAGAAATCCAggatgctccacgacaattgCAAGATGACACCGATTCCACAACTAATGTTCTCGAAACAATCAATGTCAGGAAAAACGAGGGACCTAGGCCCATATTGATCGGCTCAACTCTGTCACTAGATGAACGAGCAACGTTGGTCAGTTTGCTGAAAGAATATCAGGATATATTCTCTTGGACATATGAAGAACTGCTGGGCTTAGATGAAAAGTTAGTCACTCATCATATTCATGTTATTGCTGGGTCCAAGCATGTCAAACAACTGCCTAGACAATTCCGACATGACATCGAGGAGCAGATCAAGGTTGAAATTCAAAAACTATTGGCCGCTGGGTTTATCAAACCTATTCAACACCCAACCTAGCTATCTAATGTGGTTCATGTCAAAAAGAAGAACAGTCAGATTACATACTAtgtagatttcagaaacctaaacAGATGTTGTCCCAAAGATGATTTTTCTTTACCCAATATTGATATGCTCTTCGATACGACTAGTGGTCACATGATGTTCTCATTTATGGATGGATACAGCGGctacaaccaaatcaagatgtatgaGCACGGTGCTAGCAAAAcagcgttccgtactcccattggaaATTTATACTACACCGTAATGCCCTTCGGTTTGAAGAATGCAGGATCcacttatcaacgagccatgactacGGTcgtccacgacatgatgcacaaacaagtgGAAGATTATGTCGATGATGTCGTTGTCAAATCAAGAACCCGAGCAACACACTTGGAAGTTTTATGGCAAGTCTTTGAACGGTGCAGATACTACAACTTGAGAATGAATCCACTTAAATGCGCCTTCGGAGTGTCTTCCGAAATTCCTAGGATTCCAAGTGACAGAAAAAGGAATTAAAGTCGACCCCAAAAAAAAAAGCCATAACCACGATGCCCCCACCACGAACAGTGAAAGAACTtcagagcttcatgggcaaggtaaattatatacGACTCTCCATTTCTGGATTAGATCAACTTATTTCTTCGTCAACTCCGCTACTAAAAAAGGGAGAAATCTTTATCTGGACATCCACTCAGCAAGATGCTTTCCAGAAGATACAACAAATATTATTATCACCAGTTGTTGTGAAATCCCCTATGCAAGGACTATTCTTTTACACCGCATCTAGTGAGGTCGTTGTTGGACCACTCCTTGCTTAAGAGGATGATGAAGGGATCGAACGCCCAATCTACTATTTTGGATGTACGTTGAGGAATGCAGAACTTAGATATCCCAAAGCCGAAAGAGCCTGCCGGGCACCAGTCCACGCCATCCAGAAATTCAAACGCTACCTGCTATTGAACAGAGTTATAGTAGTTGCTAAGGCTGATCCAATTAAATTCCTATTATCCAAGCCTGCTCTGATATGAAGACCTGCAAAGTGGTTGCTCCACATGTCGGAATTTGACATAGCATGTGTCTCTCCCAAAGCAATCAAAGGCCAAGCAATCACAGAATTACTTGCACCTTTTCCAGGAGAAGATGTTTCCATGATACATGGAGACATAGATGGAGAGACGTGGATGATGTACTTCGATGGATCGACTATACCTAGCATACTGAAGGAGCGGGCGTGGTTTTGGTATCTCCAGCCGGTGAAGTCTTTTCAGACTTCTAGTGTACCAATAACTCGgatgaatatgaagctttctTATTAGGGTTATCATTGGCAAAGCAAGCATGAGCTACACATCCGGAAATAAGAGGTTATTTGAAATTGTTGGTCAATCATATGAACGGAATATACTCTCTCAAATAAGTATCTCTTGCCCCCTTCAGGGTCGAGGAACAAAAGTTGTTGGAACACTTTGCTAATGCCACAATCATCCACACCGGCCGCACTAATAACAAGCATACTTATTGTTTGGAAACTCTTACCTCGAAGTTGCAATTCGAGGGttcagagaaaactatatcggtGCAGAGACGATCAGTATCGTCCACATGGCTCGTGCAAGATGAAGATGTCAAGATAAATGATTGGAGGGCACCCATCATCCGTGAATTGAGCAGTTCACTTTCAGAAGGAAGAAGTTAAAAAACTTCATCTTTCTTCATGGAGCACTTTATTATCACAATTCAGACGGTTCACTATCGTGATGCCTTGGAGATGATGAAGCGCAACAACAACAACTCAGTcgcatctgaaaaagcgggggtctaacaacaccacccaatatttcgcttagcaatctgtatggacaaactcgaatatacttttaagagaatcaacaagactcaatcaattaaaagtatatcaacgagtttatatctctctcttgattttatttactcaagcaggaattgcgagttctaatcaaatgcaaggaataacttagatggtaccaaagaccaatatccaaggatcaatcaatggaaatcaacaaccaaaggttggattactctaattgatgatctaaacgcacaacctatattattccaattataaagataaaacaatataatgcggaaattgaaataacaaagacaccagaaattttgttaacgaggaaaccgcaaatgcagaaaaaccccgggacctagtccagattgaatacacactgtataaagctgctacagacactatcctactacaaattaacttcggtttggactgtagttgaaccccaaccaatctcacactgatccaaggtacggttatgctcctacgtctctgatcccagcaggatactacgtacttgattcccttagctgatctcacccacaactaagagttgctacgacccaaagtcgaagactttaataaacaaatctgtctcacacagacaagtatatcaaaggatcaatctgtctcccacagataaaccctaaaaggttttgttccgtcttttgataataatcaagatgaa from Papaver somniferum cultivar HN1 unplaced genomic scaffold, ASM357369v1 unplaced-scaffold_118, whole genome shotgun sequence includes these protein-coding regions:
- the LOC113330463 gene encoding uncharacterized protein LOC113330463; the encoded protein is MGDSSISNITFSEEDQMAEEGHNRGLYVTALINDFDFKRALIDTDIASNVVPLKTLKAAKFQQCKIVLQPIVMTDFEGNKTSSYGYTYLDLKVGLVYSTVKFHVIEKQPDYHMILRRTWLHDNKVVPSTYHQHMKSQLNDKVVRI